From the genome of Schistocerca piceifrons isolate TAMUIC-IGC-003096 chromosome 6, iqSchPice1.1, whole genome shotgun sequence:
gtacccattatGTGTAGTCAAAccactgtaccccacggggttttgatgtttagaggacctgcaacacagctacgtcatgttggttgtattcggcagtgacccactttttttgctgtcaagtgtacctgCAGAGTGTTacccccaggtatttgtatgactaGAAGGTCGGGAGTATTTCACCTGAAAAACGTTTGAGCATGCACGGACAGAGAATGCTACAACCGAGAGAGAGCAAAAATAAGACCTGCACATTGTTTTACACAGTGTCTACCTCGCCGAGAAGGCAAGGCGTTGAGCAGCATCTGGAGACGCATTCTGACGACACGCAGCAACTGCGGCAGCGGCACAAAGCGACCGTATAAGCGACTCTCGGGCGCGGTAGAGCTAGCGCCTGAGTCAGAGCGGGCCCCTACGGAAGGTGGCCAGTGGTCCTCTACCACGTCGGCGGCGGCGCCTGAGGACTCCAGAGGagcgtcatggggggggggggggggggcagcgtgcgGTGTGCGCGCATGCCTGCCGGCGCCGGGACGCCGGTCGCCGCGGCGCCAGACCGCGGCAGTCGTGCTCCGGCGGACGTCGCGAGCGGCCGACCGAGGCGAAGCGCAGCGCCATCCACTGTGCCGCTGGCGGGCCGCGGAGACGTCGCGACGCGCGTCAGGAGCCGGCGGGCGAGCAGCGTGCGCCGGAGTCGCGGACTCGCGCGTCGCCCCCGGTGGGCCGGCCACGTCCGAATATTTACAAACAATCGCTTTTCTTTAGCGAGTGGAACATTTTGGTGTACTATAATCCCTCCTCTGTGAAACCCGGTAGCGGACGTAGTAGGCATTTCTTACGTAATTGACAAGTTAGCAGTCTGACACAATAATAGCGTTAGCATAAAAGAATTCAAAGAGTTCCCTCATTTTTCCCCTCATTTTTCTCTCTAGTAATCCACGTATCCTCTTTGCACAGTGATCGAGTTCTAGTTGTTCATCAAGACATTAGAAAATTGAACCAGTGTTTTCTAAATACCGGAGGTTATCAACTGTATTGCGTGAACGATACTTACGGTTACagacccacacattattctgatcaAACTTGGAAAGGCTCTCCTCTCGCGTTTAGCACACTGCCAGTCTACTCTCTAAATAATTTATCCATTTCCAACACAGTTTCGAAGTGCTGCATTCTCGCAGTCCATTAACCGGCTGCAGTTACCTTTTAACCACACGggtaaaaaatttaagaaaatgtgtTTTTAAACAGACAGGGCGATAAAGATTTGTGTAACTGTTGGAAAGGGTCATAGACTCCTTCTCTGCTAACACTACAGTGCAGGACTGCATCTAAGACCACGGAACAATCATACACACTATTACGAGTTATTCAGTCGCTGTGGAGGTTGACAGTTGAATTCTGGGCACCATTTATCGTGTCAGTGTACTCACTTTCCATAATACGCTGTTGTAGACATTGGGCACTTGTTCTGTGGCACTCGAACAACGTTCGACTGTGCGAgaataaacaaaaacaacacaaaaaaaccATACGGTTTTCGGAGAGTTCGTCGGGTATAGATGCTATTAATTATACTCCGTGTTCTATTTAAAGTGATAGAATCTTAGACTCTTAGAGACTGTTTAATTTGTTGATAAATGTCGCCCAGTTGTTCTCTATAGCTCGTACAGTGCTTGACTGTGTGAGAataaacaaaaacgaaacaaaaaaccaTACGGTTTTCGGAGAGTTCGTCGGATGTAGAAGCTATTAATCATACTCCGTGTGCTGTTTAGCGTGATAGCGTCTTAGACTCTTAGAGACTGTTGAATTTGTTGATAAATGTCGCCCAATTGTACTCTATAACTCGTACAGTGCTCAACTTCATCAGAATCATTCAAAAGCCGGATCCTCTGCGAAGCGACCATCACTTGTGGAAGTTCCGTGTGACGTTTGTCAGGGCAGAGTATTGACGATCGAGGCATTCCTTAACTGTTCGTAGGAGTTGCCTGATTTATTTGCATAGCGCTGGTGCGACTCCTTAAAAAGGCGCGTAATTTTCGAAGTGTTGATCTGTAGAGGATGTAAATATTATGTGTGTTGTCTGTACAGACATTTCCTTTCGAGAGAAAGAAACCTGAGGGAACGGATTAGAAAGTGTGACATTATAGAAAGCCGGATCATCTGTGAAGCGACCATCACTTGTGGAAGTTATTCCTATTCCGTGAGGCGGTTATCAGGACAGAGTATTGACGATCGAGGCATTCCTTGACTGTTCGTAGGCGTTGCCTGATTTATTTGCACAGTGCTGGTCCGATTCCTTAAAAAGGCACGTAATTTTCAAAGTGTTGATCTGTAGAGGTTGTAAATGTTATGTGTGTTGTCTGAACAGACATTCCCTTTCGAGAGAGAGAAACCTCAGGGAACGGATTAGGAAGTGTGACTTTATAGAAGGACTTTCTAAGACAGTTCAACCCGCCGCGCACCGTTGATATTACTGCGGAAGCGTAATAGCGTCTACGTTAGTTTGTGACGTGTACTGTCGAATGCTGATTTCTGAAACAGCGTGTGATATCGAACAGAAGTGTATTCATTATTGGTCGCTGCCGTTCAGCTGGTACGCAGGAGCGTTGGTAGGGTCCTACACTTTGTGACACTGTAGGGCATCCGTCCCGCTTTAGCTGAAGCAGTGGTGGCATGTAGACGGAGCCTGGAGCAAGCGACCGAGTGTCGGCGTTCAGCAATGGCAGCCAGAGCGTTTTTGGCGGGCCGCCTGGTTGCGGTGTTGACGGCGGCGGTGGCCGGTGCGCTGTCGCGGGCGGAAGCGGCGGAGCCCCCGCCGGAGGCCGCGCCGGGCTTGGACGGCGTCACCGGTGGCAGCAACGGCAGCGGGGGCGGCAGCACCGGCGGGGGCGGAGCGCGCCCCGCCGAGGACTACGAGATGTACGACTACAGCTGGAGCGAGTCGCACGCCATCTTCAACTGGAGCGAGCTAGCGCCCGCGCTTCTGGTGTACGGCGCCACGTTCGCGCTAGGAGTCGCCGGCAACTCGCTGATCATCTTCACGGTGTGCCGCTACCGCCGCATGAGCACCACCACCAACGTCTTCCTGGCCAGTCTCGCCTCCGCGGACCTGCTGCTTATCACCGTCTGCATCCCCGTCAAGGTAAGCTCCGCCACTCCGCCTGCCGCAGCGCCATCGTGGACCCACATTCCCAGATTAACTTTTAGAAAGCCGTCATGCTTCGGTATCTTTAAGTAACAGCGATGACACCCATTTCATTTGTAATGAACATTACATTAcatcatcttctacatctacatctacatgatcactctgcaattcacatttaagtgctgggcagagggttcatcgaaccacaatcatactatcgctctaccattccactcccgaacagcgcacgggaaaaacgaacacccaaacctttctgttcgagctctgatttctcttattttattttgatgatcattcctacctatgtaggttgggctcaacaaaatattttcgcattcggaagagaaagttggtgactgaaatttcgtaaatagacctcgcctcgacgaaaaacgtctttgctttaatgacttctatcccaacccgcgtatcatatctgctacactctctcccctattacgtgataatacaaaacgagctgcccttttttgcaccctttcgttgtcctccgtcaatcccacctggtaaggatcccaaagcgcgcagcaatattctaacagaggacgaacgagtgtagtgtaagctgtctctttagtggatttgttgcatcttctaagtgtcctgccaattaaacgcaacctttggctcgccttccccacaatattatctatgtggtctttccaactgaagttgttcgtaattttaacacccaggtacttagttgaattgacagccttgagaatggtactatttatcgagtaatcgaattccaacggatttcctttggaactcatgtggatcgcctcacacttttcgttatttagcgtcaactgccacctgccacaccatacagcaatcttttctaaatccctTTCTAAATCTTCAGATCACTTTccgatatctacatctgcatctacatttacactccgcaagccacctaacggtgtgtggcggagggcactttacgtgccactgtcattacctccctttcctgttacagtggcgtatggttcgcgggaagaacgactgccggaaagcctccgtgctcgctcaaatctctctaattttacattcctgatctcctcgggaggtaagtagggggaagcaatatattcgatacctcatctagaaacgcaccctctcgaaacctggacagcgcgatgcagagcgcccctcttgcagagtctgccacttgagtttgctaaacatctccgtaacgctatcacggttaccaaataaccctgtgacgaaacgctccgctcttctgtggatcttctctatctcctctgtcaacccgacctggtacggatcccacactgatgagc
Proteins encoded in this window:
- the LOC124803382 gene encoding kiSS-1 receptor-like, with the protein product MAARAFLAGRLVAVLTAAVAGALSRAEAAEPPPEAAPGLDGVTGGSNGSGGGSTGGGGARPAEDYEMYDYSWSESHAIFNWSELAPALLVYGATFALGVAGNSLIIFTVCRYRRMSTTTNVFLASLASADLLLITVCIPVKIEVRGQAHTRGAGDNPHVSLAGNMVGRD